A region of Mycolicibacterium brumae DNA encodes the following proteins:
- a CDS encoding CPBP family intramembrane glutamic endopeptidase: MSTRALRIEVAVVLAVTFGLSAFTAALRFTDYALRGLGEQQVALNPRRSYYDLIDLGLNLAGIVQLLAWGALAIYLLWRSGVSPQRIGLGRFRLRPDLLGGLGLAALIGIPGLGLYLVARHLGLAAEVLPAEADGSWWRLPVLVLAAFANSWAEEIIVVGYLLTRLPQLGVSPRVALLASALLRGAYHLYQGVGAGLGNIVMGLIFGYAWQRTGRLWPLIVGHAVIDIVAFVGYALLRDHLSWLG, translated from the coding sequence GTGAGCACCCGCGCCCTGCGCATCGAAGTCGCCGTCGTCCTGGCGGTGACCTTCGGGCTCAGCGCGTTCACCGCGGCGCTGCGGTTCACCGATTACGCGTTGCGCGGTCTCGGCGAGCAACAGGTCGCGCTGAACCCGCGGCGCTCCTACTACGACCTGATCGACCTCGGCCTGAACCTGGCCGGCATCGTCCAGCTGCTGGCCTGGGGCGCGCTGGCGATCTACCTGCTGTGGCGCAGCGGCGTCAGCCCGCAACGCATCGGGCTGGGCCGCTTCCGACTGCGGCCGGACCTGCTCGGCGGGCTCGGACTGGCCGCGCTGATCGGCATCCCCGGCCTGGGGCTGTACCTGGTGGCCCGCCACCTCGGCCTGGCCGCCGAAGTGCTGCCCGCCGAGGCCGACGGCAGCTGGTGGCGGTTGCCGGTGCTGGTGCTCGCGGCGTTCGCCAACTCCTGGGCCGAGGAGATCATCGTGGTGGGCTACCTGCTGACCCGACTGCCGCAGCTCGGGGTCTCCCCGCGGGTCGCGCTGCTGGCCTCGGCGCTGCTGCGCGGCGCGTATCACCTGTACCAGGGCGTCGGCGCGGGGCTGGGCAACATCGTGATGGGCCTCATTTTCGGCTACGCCTGGCAGCGGACGGGCCGACTGTGGCCACTGATCGTCGGCCACGCCGTCATCGACATCGTCGCGTTCGTCGGCTATGCGCTGCTGCGCGACCACTTGAGCTGGCTGGGCTGA